The proteins below are encoded in one region of Metabacillus dongyingensis:
- the rnz gene encoding ribonuclease Z translates to MDLLFLGTGAGMPAKARNVSSIALRLLEERKAVWLFDCGEATQHQILYTSIKPRKIEKIFITHMHGDHIFGLPGFLGSRSFQGGEEPLTIYGPAGIKEYVQSSLQLSFTHLKYPLEIVEIDEGLVFEDEQFTVEAKKLEHGVPSYGYRITEKDAPGMLLVDKLKEAGVGPGPVYKKLKDGETVQLDDGRVLSGADFLGAPKKGRVVALLGDTRTCPQILDLARNADMLVHEATFGEEDELLAYQYFHSSTTQAAAAALEANAKKLVLTHISARYQEDDKDTLLSEAASIFPDTSVAEDFSCFEVERAND, encoded by the coding sequence TTGGATCTGCTGTTTTTAGGAACGGGTGCGGGAATGCCCGCAAAAGCAAGAAATGTCAGCTCAATCGCCCTGCGTCTTTTAGAGGAACGCAAAGCCGTCTGGCTGTTTGACTGCGGGGAGGCAACGCAGCATCAAATTTTATATACTTCAATAAAACCGAGGAAAATTGAAAAAATCTTTATAACACATATGCATGGCGATCATATATTCGGATTGCCGGGTTTTTTGGGGAGCCGTTCTTTTCAGGGCGGGGAAGAGCCTCTGACGATTTATGGTCCGGCCGGAATTAAAGAATATGTTCAGTCATCTCTTCAGCTTAGTTTTACACATTTAAAATATCCGCTTGAAATCGTTGAAATTGATGAAGGTCTTGTTTTTGAAGATGAGCAATTTACTGTTGAAGCGAAGAAACTGGAACACGGGGTTCCTTCATACGGGTACCGGATTACTGAAAAGGATGCTCCGGGCATGCTCCTTGTGGACAAGTTAAAAGAGGCAGGAGTAGGACCGGGGCCTGTTTATAAAAAATTAAAAGATGGCGAAACCGTTCAATTAGATGACGGCAGAGTGTTATCTGGCGCTGACTTTCTTGGAGCCCCTAAAAAAGGAAGAGTAGTGGCATTATTAGGAGATACGAGAACATGTCCGCAAATTCTGGATCTTGCACGAAACGCAGACATGCTTGTCCATGAGGCGACGTTCGGTGAGGAAGATGAACTGCTTGCATACCAGTATTTTCATTCCTCGACAACCCAGGCTGCAGCGGCTGCTTTAGAGGCAAACGCAAAAAAACTGGTTCTTACTCATATTAGTGCCCGTTATCAGGAAGACGATAAGGACACACTGTTAAGTGAAGCAGCCTCAATTTTTCCTGACACATCGGTTGCGGAGGATTTTTCATGTTTTGAAGTCGAGAGAGCAAATGACTAA
- a CDS encoding NUDIX hydrolase has product MKTPKHIVAVSAFITNKNNEVLLVKTFHRKDTWELPGGQVEEGEPLEQALCREIHEETGFIIQPTGISGVYFNATGSILNIVFHAELQSGKLEKQPDEIMEAAFFELEEETIKHYISRDHLVPRVLDAMVSKSAVPCETWTTDPFKRIERLN; this is encoded by the coding sequence ATGAAAACTCCAAAACATATCGTGGCTGTATCGGCATTCATTACAAATAAAAACAATGAAGTGCTGCTTGTGAAAACATTCCACCGAAAAGACACATGGGAGCTTCCAGGAGGCCAGGTTGAAGAAGGCGAGCCGCTCGAGCAGGCCCTCTGCCGCGAGATTCATGAGGAAACAGGGTTTATTATTCAGCCAACAGGCATAAGCGGAGTTTATTTCAATGCGACAGGCAGCATTTTAAACATCGTGTTTCATGCTGAGCTGCAGAGCGGGAAACTTGAAAAACAGCCCGATGAAATCATGGAAGCGGCTTTTTTTGAACTGGAGGAAGAAACGATCAAACACTATATTAGCCGGGATCACTTAGTTCCCCGTGTACTTGATGCCATGGTCTCTAAATCAGCCGTTCCCTGCGAAACCTGGACAACCGATCCTTTTAAAAGAATAGAACGCCTGAATTAA
- the zwf gene encoding glucose-6-phosphate dehydrogenase has product MNTEQKPKAVIVIFGATGDLAKRKLFPSIYRLYRSKKIDADFAVVGVGRRPWTNEEFRSNVSESIQSSIKQSSELEEFSSHFYYHPFDVTNPSSYLELKSILSDMDSKYQIPGNRMFYMAMAPEFFGTIARNLKKEGLTATEGWSRLVIEKPFGHNLPSAQELNDEIREAFSEDQIYRIDHYLGKQMVQNIEVIRFSNALFESVWNNRYISNIQVTSSEVLGVEDRGRYYENSGALRDMVQNHLMQMVALLAMEPPIKLETDEIRSEKVKVMRALRPMMEKDVADYFVRGQYGKGESEGKTVPGYREESNVDTESNTETYVAGKVMIDNFRWAGVPFYIRTGKRMAAKSTKIVVQFRDLPMNLYSKDVDSKHPNLLVIHIQPDEGITLHLNAKESGGGSYVKPIKLDYCSNCVDQFNTPEAYEKLIYDGLRGDATNFTHWDEVSLSWSYVDTISKAWESAKADFPNYASGSMGPKAADEMLEKDGFHWWPITDIVE; this is encoded by the coding sequence ATGAATACGGAACAAAAACCAAAAGCAGTTATCGTAATATTCGGAGCAACAGGAGACCTTGCAAAACGCAAGCTTTTCCCCTCCATCTACCGCCTGTACCGCAGCAAGAAAATCGATGCTGACTTCGCAGTTGTCGGTGTAGGCAGAAGACCGTGGACTAATGAGGAATTCCGCTCAAATGTCAGTGAATCGATTCAATCATCTATTAAGCAATCATCAGAGCTTGAAGAATTCTCATCACACTTTTATTATCATCCGTTTGATGTGACAAATCCATCTTCATACTTAGAGTTAAAAAGCATCCTGTCCGATATGGACAGCAAGTATCAAATCCCGGGAAACCGGATGTTCTACATGGCCATGGCACCCGAATTCTTCGGAACGATTGCACGCAATCTTAAAAAAGAGGGATTAACTGCAACAGAGGGCTGGAGCCGACTTGTAATCGAAAAACCGTTTGGACATAATCTGCCTTCAGCACAGGAATTAAATGATGAAATCCGCGAAGCTTTTTCTGAAGATCAAATTTACCGGATTGATCATTACTTAGGAAAGCAAATGGTCCAAAATATAGAAGTGATCCGTTTCTCAAACGCATTGTTTGAGTCTGTCTGGAACAACCGCTATATCTCAAATATCCAGGTTACTTCAAGTGAAGTGCTGGGTGTTGAAGACCGCGGACGTTACTATGAAAACTCCGGCGCACTTCGGGATATGGTCCAGAATCACCTTATGCAGATGGTTGCCCTGCTGGCGATGGAGCCGCCGATTAAGCTTGAAACAGATGAAATCCGTTCTGAAAAAGTGAAAGTCATGCGAGCCCTTCGCCCAATGATGGAAAAAGATGTTGCGGATTATTTCGTGCGCGGACAATATGGTAAAGGCGAATCTGAAGGAAAAACGGTTCCTGGCTACCGCGAGGAAAGCAATGTGGATACCGAATCCAACACAGAAACATACGTGGCAGGCAAAGTCATGATTGATAACTTCAGATGGGCAGGTGTTCCATTCTACATCCGTACTGGAAAGCGAATGGCGGCAAAATCCACAAAGATTGTTGTTCAATTTAGAGATTTGCCGATGAACCTATATTCCAAAGATGTCGACAGCAAGCATCCAAACCTGCTCGTCATTCATATTCAGCCTGATGAAGGCATTACTCTTCATTTGAATGCAAAAGAATCAGGCGGCGGATCATATGTGAAACCGATCAAACTCGACTACTGCAGCAATTGTGTCGATCAGTTCAATACGCCTGAAGCCTATGAAAAATTAATCTACGATGGCCTGCGCGGAGATGCTACAAACTTCACGCACTGGGATGAGGTTTCATTATCATGGAGCTATGTTGATACCATCTCTAAAGCGTGGGAATCAGCAAAAGCAGACTTTCCTAACTATGCTTCCGGCTCAATGGGCCCGAAAGCAGCAGATGAAATGCTTGAAAAAGACGGCTTCCACTGGTGGCCGATTACAGATATTGTAGAATAA
- a CDS encoding MFS transporter encodes MSAITTEILIEKKEHGLAHETKIVLLWSLTVWLVVMNTTMFNVALPSVLNDLSLSSGTASWIVSGYSIAFAISTLTYSRLSDFIPISKLLSIGLILLGISSIIGFFSNNFYMLLTARVLQAAGAGAVPGLAMVLAGKYIPISRRGKAMSLISSAASLGFGLGPVIGGAITQYLGWHYLFLITGFVILLLPLFQKLLPKEDAKQVHFDSFGGLLTGLGVTGLLLFLSTMSIPLLAGTIILLFILWRHVHKVDIPFVQPSLLRNRPYLKLAGVGFSAFIVHFSTLFLMPIILTVIFEKDPAAIGMIIFPGAILSAVAAQFIGRLIDKFGNLPLIFFGHAALLISTVILIFFSGFSPYAILIAYMFMSTGFSSLTSSIANEATRILPKKEIGAGMGMTQLVQFFGGAFGVALSGLFIEWQHGLAPKLIYTNIFAGLAGLIICSLTVFLMYYKNSKKDFN; translated from the coding sequence ATGTCAGCTATCACAACAGAAATACTTATTGAAAAAAAAGAACATGGATTAGCCCACGAAACAAAGATTGTTTTGTTATGGAGCTTAACAGTCTGGCTTGTCGTAATGAACACGACAATGTTCAATGTAGCGCTGCCAAGTGTGTTAAATGACCTGAGCTTATCATCTGGAACAGCATCATGGATTGTATCCGGCTATTCGATTGCCTTTGCAATTTCCACTTTGACATACAGCCGCTTATCTGATTTTATTCCGATTTCAAAGCTGCTTTCTATTGGGTTAATCCTGCTTGGAATCTCGTCCATCATCGGATTTTTCTCAAACAATTTTTATATGCTTTTAACTGCCCGTGTTCTGCAGGCTGCAGGTGCAGGGGCTGTTCCTGGTCTTGCAATGGTTCTTGCAGGGAAATACATTCCTATATCAAGACGGGGAAAAGCAATGTCGCTTATTTCATCAGCTGCCTCTCTTGGTTTTGGTCTAGGTCCTGTTATAGGCGGAGCCATTACACAATATTTAGGCTGGCATTATCTTTTTTTAATTACGGGATTTGTCATCCTGCTTTTGCCGCTCTTTCAAAAACTCTTGCCGAAAGAAGATGCAAAGCAAGTCCACTTTGATTCTTTCGGAGGCTTGCTGACTGGACTTGGCGTTACTGGATTGCTGCTATTTTTATCAACGATGTCCATACCATTGCTTGCCGGCACAATCATTCTATTATTTATTCTCTGGAGACATGTGCATAAAGTCGACATACCGTTTGTCCAGCCGTCGCTTTTGCGTAATCGGCCATACTTGAAATTAGCCGGAGTCGGATTTTCTGCTTTTATTGTTCATTTCTCAACTCTGTTTTTAATGCCGATTATCCTGACAGTCATTTTTGAGAAAGATCCGGCTGCCATCGGAATGATTATCTTCCCGGGAGCTATTCTGTCTGCAGTCGCAGCTCAGTTTATTGGCCGGTTGATCGATAAGTTCGGAAATCTTCCGCTCATCTTTTTTGGTCATGCAGCACTGTTGATTTCAACCGTTATTCTGATCTTTTTCTCAGGCTTCTCACCTTACGCGATTTTAATTGCCTATATGTTTATGAGCACAGGTTTTTCAAGCTTAACATCAAGCATTGCAAATGAGGCAACCCGCATCCTTCCGAAAAAAGAAATTGGAGCGGGTATGGGTATGACACAGCTTGTGCAATTCTTTGGGGGAGCTTTCGGAGTTGCTCTCTCCGGGCTGTTTATTGAATGGCAGCACGGACTTGCACCTAAGCTGATTTATACTAATATTTTTGCAGGGCTAGCGGGACTAATCATATGCTCACTGACCGTTTTTCTTATGTATTATAAGAATAGTAAAAAGGATTTCAACTAA
- a CDS encoding YqaE/Pmp3 family membrane protein gives MLYLLAILLPPAAVLFVGKPFQALLNLILTLIFYIPGAIHAVLVVKDAKADKRAKKYGTHY, from the coding sequence ATGCTTTATTTACTGGCCATCTTATTGCCGCCTGCAGCGGTGCTTTTTGTCGGAAAACCATTTCAGGCTCTCCTGAATTTAATATTAACTTTGATTTTTTATATTCCGGGAGCCATTCATGCGGTACTGGTTGTAAAAGATGCGAAGGCAGATAAACGAGCAAAAAAATATGGCACTCATTATTAA
- the gndA gene encoding NADP-dependent phosphogluconate dehydrogenase — protein MSKQQIGVIGLAVMGKNLALNIESRGYSVSVYNRSSDKTEEMLKENSGKNLVGTYSIEEFVQSLETPRKILLMVKAGFATDATIEQLLPHLDKGDILIDGGNTLYTDTQRRNKDLAESGIHFIGTGVSGGEEGALKGPSIMPGGQKEAFDLVKPIFEAISAKVDGDPCTTYIGPDGAGHYVKMVHNGIEYGDMQLISEAYFILKNVLGLSAEELHEVFADWNQGELDSYLIEITADIFTKTDEETGKPLVDVILDTAGQKGTGKWTSKSALDLGVPLPIITESVFARFISAMKDERVKASKILSGPAVSPFEGDKSELIEVVRKALYMSKICSYAQGFAQMRAASDEYKWDLQYGDIAMIFRGGCIIRAAFLQKIKDAYDRDANLANLLLDPYFKEIAESYQGALRKVLTVAIEQGVPVPSFSAALSYYDSYRTETLPANLIQAQRDYFGAHTYQRTDKEGIFHTEWMSK, from the coding sequence ATGTCAAAACAGCAAATTGGCGTCATCGGTTTGGCCGTCATGGGCAAAAACCTCGCTCTTAATATAGAAAGCCGCGGATATTCCGTATCGGTTTATAATCGTTCTTCTGATAAAACAGAGGAGATGCTGAAAGAAAACAGCGGTAAAAATCTGGTTGGTACATACAGCATTGAAGAATTTGTTCAGTCACTTGAAACTCCCCGCAAAATTTTACTGATGGTCAAAGCGGGCTTTGCAACAGATGCTACAATTGAACAATTGCTTCCTCATTTAGATAAAGGGGATATTTTAATTGACGGCGGAAACACGCTGTATACTGACACACAGCGCCGCAACAAGGACCTTGCCGAGAGCGGCATACATTTTATCGGCACTGGGGTATCCGGCGGTGAAGAAGGGGCACTTAAAGGGCCATCAATTATGCCTGGCGGCCAAAAAGAAGCATTCGATCTAGTAAAGCCTATTTTCGAAGCGATTTCTGCAAAAGTTGATGGTGATCCATGTACTACATACATCGGTCCTGATGGTGCAGGCCATTATGTGAAAATGGTCCATAATGGAATTGAATACGGCGACATGCAGCTGATTTCAGAAGCTTATTTTATTTTGAAAAATGTTCTTGGTCTATCTGCAGAGGAATTGCATGAAGTATTTGCGGACTGGAATCAAGGCGAGCTTGACAGCTATTTAATTGAAATCACAGCAGACATCTTCACTAAAACGGATGAAGAAACAGGAAAGCCGCTTGTTGACGTCATTTTAGATACTGCTGGCCAAAAAGGCACTGGAAAGTGGACAAGCAAAAGCGCCCTTGATTTAGGTGTTCCTCTGCCGATTATTACAGAGTCTGTTTTTGCACGATTCATTTCTGCCATGAAGGATGAGCGCGTGAAAGCAAGCAAAATCTTATCAGGACCTGCTGTTTCTCCTTTTGAAGGCGATAAGTCAGAACTGATTGAAGTTGTGCGCAAAGCTCTTTATATGAGTAAAATCTGTTCTTATGCTCAAGGCTTCGCTCAAATGAGAGCAGCTTCAGATGAATACAAGTGGGATCTTCAGTACGGCGATATCGCCATGATTTTTAGAGGCGGCTGCATCATTCGCGCTGCATTCCTGCAAAAAATCAAAGATGCATATGACCGTGATGCAAACCTTGCAAATCTGCTGCTTGATCCATACTTTAAAGAAATTGCAGAAAGCTACCAGGGAGCTCTTCGCAAAGTCTTAACGGTTGCGATTGAACAGGGAGTACCGGTGCCTAGCTTCTCAGCTGCGTTATCATACTATGACAGCTACCGGACAGAAACGCTTCCTGCCAACCTTATTCAGGCACAGCGCGACTATTTTGGAGCTCATACGTATCAGCGTACGGATAAAGAAGGTATCTTCCATACGGAATGGATGTCAAAATAA
- a CDS encoding DNA polymerase IV, with product MKELSGPRVILHVDMNSFYASVEMAFEPELRGKPLAIAGNVEERKGIVVTCSYEARAKGVKTTMPLWQAKRHCPELIVRKPNFDRYRKASKAMFGLLREFTHLVEPVSIDEGYMDLTEFLKEGNPLQIAKTIQDRLMEELLLPASIGVAPNKFLAKMASNMKKPLGITVLRKRELAKTLWPLPVSEMHGVGEKTAEKLKTIGIQTIKDLAGADAIGLKQLLGINGERLKKRANGIDEREVNPDSIYDFKSIGNSTTLSKDTTEAKILYETLNRLSHSVSSRMKRKDVLGTKIFTTIRYSDRSTYTRSKKLNNPIVETEDILTHAKALFDKHWTGEPIRLLGVTCQDLVPKEDAYKQLDLFSFQEDAKKEPLYKTIEDINRKYGGSMVKRGMKVDKSEDDKTSGTSFNKDFLRE from the coding sequence ATGAAAGAGCTAAGTGGACCAAGAGTAATTTTACATGTGGACATGAACAGCTTTTATGCATCTGTTGAAATGGCTTTTGAACCCGAACTTAGAGGAAAGCCGCTTGCAATTGCAGGAAACGTTGAAGAACGAAAAGGAATTGTGGTTACTTGCAGTTATGAAGCGAGGGCTAAGGGAGTGAAAACGACCATGCCGCTTTGGCAGGCGAAACGGCATTGTCCTGAACTAATTGTCCGAAAACCAAACTTTGACCGTTACAGAAAAGCCTCTAAAGCCATGTTCGGCCTTTTACGGGAGTTTACACATCTGGTAGAGCCCGTTTCAATTGATGAAGGATATATGGATTTAACGGAGTTTTTAAAGGAGGGCAACCCTCTTCAAATCGCTAAGACCATTCAGGACAGGCTGATGGAAGAGCTTTTGCTGCCGGCAAGCATTGGTGTAGCACCTAATAAATTTCTCGCCAAAATGGCATCCAACATGAAAAAACCCCTCGGCATCACTGTACTCAGAAAGCGGGAGCTGGCTAAGACCCTTTGGCCCCTTCCTGTAAGTGAAATGCATGGGGTTGGAGAAAAAACGGCCGAGAAATTAAAAACAATTGGTATTCAGACGATAAAAGACCTTGCAGGTGCTGATGCGATCGGATTAAAGCAGCTTCTCGGAATCAACGGCGAGCGCCTGAAAAAAAGAGCAAATGGAATAGATGAAAGAGAGGTAAACCCTGACTCCATCTATGATTTTAAAAGCATTGGAAACTCAACTACTTTATCAAAAGATACGACAGAGGCAAAAATCCTGTATGAAACTCTGAACCGTCTGTCACATTCAGTAAGCAGCAGAATGAAACGAAAGGATGTTCTCGGCACGAAAATCTTTACGACGATTCGTTATTCTGACCGAAGCACATATACTCGAAGTAAGAAACTGAATAACCCAATTGTTGAGACAGAGGATATTCTTACACATGCTAAAGCGCTGTTTGATAAGCACTGGACGGGTGAACCAATCCGGCTGCTTGGCGTAACATGCCAGGATCTCGTTCCGAAAGAAGATGCTTATAAGCAGCTGGATCTTTTTTCTTTTCAGGAGGACGCAAAAAAAGAACCTCTTTACAAAACGATTGAAGATATTAATAGAAAATATGGCGGCAGCATGGTGAAACGCGGGATGAAAGTGGACAAATCAGAAGATGATAAAACAAGCGGCACAAGTTTTAATAAAGATTTTTTAAGGGAATAA
- the msrA gene encoding peptide-methionine (S)-S-oxide reductase MsrA, with the protein MKKREKATFAGGCFWCMVKPFDEQPGIIEVVSGYTGGTLENPSYEQIKTGETGHLEAVEITFEPEVFSYERLLELYWPQIDPTDDGGQFFDRGSQYRTAIFYHTEEQKLRAKQSKAAIEESGRFKKPIVTEILPAAPFYHAEEYHQKFYAKNPEKYKQEREESGREEFIKKNWKK; encoded by the coding sequence ATGAAAAAGAGAGAAAAAGCAACTTTTGCCGGAGGATGCTTCTGGTGTATGGTGAAGCCGTTTGACGAGCAGCCTGGGATCATTGAGGTTGTTTCTGGCTATACAGGAGGAACCTTAGAAAATCCTTCTTATGAACAAATTAAAACAGGTGAAACAGGCCACCTGGAAGCTGTGGAAATTACATTTGAACCTGAAGTATTTTCATATGAAAGACTGCTCGAGTTATATTGGCCGCAAATTGATCCGACAGATGATGGCGGTCAGTTCTTTGACCGGGGCAGCCAGTACCGCACAGCCATTTTTTATCATACAGAAGAGCAAAAGCTAAGAGCAAAGCAGTCAAAAGCTGCGATTGAAGAGAGCGGGCGCTTTAAAAAGCCGATTGTAACTGAAATCCTGCCGGCAGCTCCTTTTTACCATGCAGAGGAATATCATCAAAAGTTTTATGCAAAAAATCCGGAGAAATATAAGCAAGAAAGAGAAGAATCCGGAAGAGAAGAATTTATAAAGAAAAATTGGAAGAAGTAA
- a CDS encoding M20/M25/M40 family metallo-hydrolase, translated as MVNQERLVNEFLELVQIDSETKFETEIAKVLKEKFSSLGVHVVEDDTTGVTGHGAGNLICTLEAVKDGVDPIYFTSHMDTVVPGKGIKPSIKDDYIVTDGTTILGADDKTGLSAMLEAVRVLKENNISHGKIEFIITAGEESGLVGAKAIDGSQITAKFGYALDSDGKVGTIIVAAPTQAKVKATIFGKTAHAGVAPEKGVSAITIAAKAIAKMPLGRIDQETTANIGRFEGGTQTNIVCDQVNILAEARSLVSEKMEAQVAKMKEAFESVAAEMGGRAEVDIEVMYPGFKFGEGDHVVEVAKKAAAAIGRTSELQTSGGGSDANVIAGFDIPTVNLAVGYEDIHTTNEKMPIEELVKTAELVVAIIEEVAKGE; from the coding sequence ATGGTTAATCAAGAACGCTTAGTTAATGAGTTTCTGGAGCTTGTGCAAATTGATTCAGAAACGAAATTCGAAACAGAAATTGCAAAAGTGTTAAAAGAAAAGTTTTCATCACTTGGTGTTCATGTTGTTGAAGATGATACAACGGGTGTTACCGGGCACGGTGCTGGAAATTTAATTTGTACTCTGGAAGCTGTAAAAGACGGAGTAGATCCGATTTATTTTACTTCACATATGGACACTGTTGTTCCTGGAAAAGGCATTAAGCCCTCTATTAAAGATGATTACATCGTAACAGACGGTACGACGATTTTAGGTGCTGATGATAAAACAGGTTTATCCGCGATGCTTGAAGCCGTTCGTGTATTGAAGGAAAATAATATTTCTCATGGAAAAATCGAATTTATTATTACTGCCGGTGAAGAATCAGGCCTTGTAGGAGCGAAAGCCATTGATGGATCTCAGATCACGGCAAAATTCGGATATGCATTAGACAGTGATGGAAAAGTCGGGACAATTATTGTTGCAGCTCCAACACAAGCTAAAGTAAAAGCAACCATTTTTGGCAAGACGGCTCATGCTGGTGTCGCCCCTGAAAAAGGCGTATCTGCGATCACGATTGCTGCAAAAGCAATTGCTAAAATGCCTTTAGGCAGAATTGATCAAGAAACTACAGCTAATATTGGCCGTTTTGAAGGAGGCACGCAAACAAACATTGTTTGCGATCAAGTGAATATCTTGGCTGAAGCGAGATCTTTGGTTTCTGAAAAAATGGAAGCTCAAGTGGCGAAAATGAAAGAAGCTTTTGAGAGCGTTGCTGCTGAAATGGGCGGACGTGCTGAAGTGGATATTGAAGTAATGTACCCAGGCTTTAAATTTGGCGAGGGAGATCATGTTGTAGAGGTCGCTAAAAAAGCGGCAGCAGCAATCGGCCGGACAAGCGAGCTTCAAACAAGCGGCGGAGGCAGCGATGCCAATGTTATTGCCGGGTTTGACATTCCAACTGTGAATTTGGCAGTCGGGTATGAAGATATCCATACAACCAATGAAAAGATGCCGATAGAAGAGCTTGTGAAAACAGCTGAGCTTGTTGTCGCAATCATTGAGGAAGTAGCTAAAGGCGAATAA
- a CDS encoding acyl-CoA carboxylase subunit beta has protein sequence MDIFDKINELYDRRREVEMGGGDERIEKQHEKGKLTARERIDLLIDKGTFVEMNPFIEHRCNDFGLSGKKGPGDGVVTGYGKVHGRPVYLFSQDFTVFGGALGEMHAKKIAAVMDLAAKSGTPFIGLNDSGGARIQEGVVSLDGYGQIFYRNTIYSGVIPQISVILGPCAGGAVYSPAITDFVFMVEKTSQMFITGPKVIETVTGEKISSEDLGGAKVHNTISGNAHFSGETEEEVLSQVRKLITYLPQNNQEKAPILPFDDDADYRPNLTDCIPFDALRPYDVRVVIQEVADADSFYEVQKDFAKNIVVGFARIKGEVVGLVCNQPKYMAGGLDIDSSDKASRFIRFCDSFQIPIITFEDVTGFFPGIKQEHGGIIRHGAKILYAYSEATVPKLTVILRKAYGGAYVALNSKSIGADLVFAWPNAEIAVMGPQGAANIIFAKEIENSENPEETRANKIEEYREKFANPYVAASQGMVDDVIDPRDTRIKLIQALEMLRTKQEQRPAKKHGNIPL, from the coding sequence ATTGATATTTTCGATAAAATAAATGAATTATATGATCGAAGACGTGAAGTGGAAATGGGCGGCGGAGATGAGCGCATTGAAAAACAGCATGAAAAAGGAAAGCTGACAGCAAGAGAGCGCATCGATCTTCTCATCGATAAAGGAACATTCGTTGAAATGAATCCATTCATAGAGCACCGGTGCAATGACTTTGGTCTGAGCGGGAAAAAAGGACCGGGTGACGGAGTCGTCACAGGCTACGGCAAAGTGCACGGACGGCCTGTCTATTTATTTTCACAGGACTTTACGGTTTTTGGAGGAGCCCTTGGAGAGATGCATGCCAAAAAAATTGCTGCGGTCATGGACCTGGCAGCCAAAAGCGGAACTCCGTTCATTGGCCTTAACGACTCCGGAGGTGCTAGAATTCAGGAAGGTGTGGTATCATTAGATGGATATGGGCAGATTTTTTACCGCAATACCATCTACTCGGGCGTAATACCGCAGATTTCGGTTATCCTTGGTCCGTGCGCAGGCGGTGCTGTATATTCTCCTGCGATTACAGACTTTGTCTTTATGGTCGAGAAAACAAGTCAAATGTTTATAACAGGTCCTAAAGTGATTGAAACGGTAACAGGCGAAAAAATCAGTTCCGAAGATTTAGGCGGAGCTAAAGTACATAACACGATCAGCGGAAATGCCCATTTTTCAGGTGAAACAGAAGAAGAGGTGCTTTCTCAAGTCCGGAAATTAATCACCTATTTGCCGCAGAATAATCAGGAGAAAGCGCCGATTTTGCCATTTGATGATGATGCGGATTATCGTCCGAACCTGACAGACTGCATCCCATTTGATGCTCTCAGGCCTTATGATGTCCGAGTGGTTATTCAAGAAGTGGCTGATGCCGATTCTTTTTATGAAGTGCAAAAGGACTTTGCCAAAAATATAGTTGTTGGTTTTGCGAGAATAAAAGGTGAGGTCGTTGGACTCGTCTGCAATCAGCCTAAATACATGGCCGGCGGACTTGATATTGATTCTTCAGATAAAGCTTCCCGCTTCATCCGGTTTTGTGATTCATTCCAGATTCCGATTATTACGTTTGAAGATGTTACAGGGTTTTTCCCTGGTATTAAGCAGGAACACGGGGGAATCATCAGACACGGAGCAAAGATTTTATATGCCTATTCAGAAGCAACCGTTCCTAAATTGACGGTTATTTTGCGAAAGGCCTACGGCGGAGCATACGTTGCACTGAACAGCAAATCTATCGGAGCGGATCTTGTTTTTGCATGGCCGAATGCCGAGATTGCCGTGATGGGTCCTCAGGGTGCTGCGAATATCATTTTCGCTAAAGAAATTGAAAACAGCGAAAATCCTGAAGAAACAAGAGCAAATAAAATCGAAGAATACAGAGAGAAGTTCGCAAATCCATATGTTGCTGCGAGTCAGGGTATGGTTGATGATGTCATTGATCCGCGGGATACAAGAATTAAATTGATTCAGGCACTTGAAATGCTCCGGACAAAGCAAGAGCAAAGACCTGCCAAAAAGCATGGGAACATTCCGCTTTAA